CGCCTCGGTGCCGCCCGGCGCCGTGGCGTTGACCCGAACCCCGCGCCCGGCCGTTTCAAACGCCAGGCACGCGGTCAGCGCGTTGACCCCGCCCTTCGCCGCGCCGTACGGCACTCGATTGACACTGCGCGTGGCAATCGAGGAAACATTGACGATCGCGCCACTGCCCTGCTCGAGCATTAATGGCAGCGCAGCATGGCAACACCACAAGGTCGGGAACAACGAGCGGCGCACCTCGGCTTCGATTTGCTCAGGCTGATAATGCTCGAACGGCTTGGCCCAGATCGTCCCGCCGACGTTATTCACCAACACATCCAGACGCCCGAAACGCGCGACAGCGGTGCTCATCACGCGAGTGCATTCGCTGTAGTCCTCGAGGTCGGCGGTCAGGGCCAGCACCTC
The window above is part of the Pseudomonas prosekii genome. Proteins encoded here:
- a CDS encoding 1,6-dihydroxycyclohexa-2,4-diene-1-carboxylate dehydrogenase — protein: MNRFKDKIALITGAAQGIGRRVAERMAAEGAQLILVDRSEWVFEVQKDLAAFSEVLALTADLEDYSECTRVMSTAVARFGRLDVLVNNVGGTIWAKPFEHYQPEQIEAEVRRSLFPTLWCCHAALPLMLEQGSGAIVNVSSIATRSVNRVPYGAAKGGVNALTACLAFETAGRGVRVNATAPGGTEAPPRLIPRNTAEQSAQEEVWYQQIVDQTLDSSLMKRYGTLDEQASAILFLASDEASYITGMIMPVGGGDQG